In Pygocentrus nattereri isolate fPygNat1 chromosome 26, fPygNat1.pri, whole genome shotgun sequence, one genomic interval encodes:
- the LOC108436245 gene encoding caveolin-2-like: protein MDRDRVSEEIRIELEDTVEHQEISIMDQHGINPKNVIVEEHSGIQTAEDSTHKCMKGLMEERDPKGVNRCLKVSFEDVIAEPASVHSFDKVWLWSHALFEVSRLWFYRLISLLLAVPVALVLGLLFAILSCLHIWLIMPSVQLLLINMNWVKVVWASVLDLVIAPFFSSVGRCCGAINIRWGKE, encoded by the exons ATGGACAGGGACAGGGTTTCAGAGGAAATAAGGATAGAGTTGGAGGACACAGTAGAACATCAGGAGATTTCTATCATGGACCAACATGGGATTAATCCCAAGAATGTCATAGTGGAGGAGCATTCAGGGATCCAAACAGCAGAGGATTCCACTCACAAGTGTATGAAGGGGCTTATGGAGGAAAGGGACCCCAAGGGAGTCAACAGGTGCCTTAAG GTGAGCTTTGAGGATGTGATAGCAGAGCCTGCGTCAGTGCACAGCTTTGATAAAGTGTGGCTGTGGAGTCATGCACTGTTTGAGGTATCCAGGCTGTGGTTCTATCGGCTCATTTCTCTGCTGCTGGCTGTCCCTGTAGCGCTGGTCTTAGGTCTGCTGTTTGCCATCCTCAGCTGCCTGCACATCTG GTTGATAATGCCCAGTGTGCAGCTGCTGCTAATAAACATGAACTGGGTGAAGGTGGTATGGGCCAGTGTGCTGGATTTGGTGATCGCCCCCTTCTTCAGCAGTGTAGGAAGGTGCTGTGGAGCCATAAATATTCGCTGGGGAAAGGAGTAG
- the cav3 gene encoding caveolin-3, which yields MADQYNINEEKILKDRHAKEIDLINRDPKQINEDVVKVDFEDVIAEPDGTHSLDGVWKASYTTFTVSKYWCYRVLSAVFGIPVALLWGFCFACISFCHIWAVMPCIKSYLIETQCLSRIYSLCIHTFCDPLFEALGKIFSSVRVALRKEV from the exons ATGGCAGATCAGTACAACATCAACGAGGAGAAGATCCTGAAGGACAGACACGCCAAAGAGATCGACCTGATCAACAGGGACCCCAAGCAAATCAATGAAGATGTTGTGAAG GTAGATTTTGAGGACGTGATTGCTGAGCCTGACGGCACACACAGTCTGGATGGAGTGTGGAAAGCCAGTTACACTACCTTCACCGTTTCCAAGTACTGGTGCTACCGCGTGCTGTCGGCAGTCTTTGGCATCCCAGTGGCTTTGCTGTGGGGCTTCTGCTTTGCCTGCATCTCCTTCTGCCACATCTGGGCCGTCATGCCATGCATCAAGAGCTACCTGATTGAGACCCAGTGCCTGAGTCGAATCTATTCACTCTGCATCCACACGTTCTGCGATCCGTTGTTTGAGGCGCTGGGAAAGATCTTCAGCAGTGTACGGGTGGCGCTTCGCAAAGAGGTGTAG